In Pseudomonas fluorescens, a genomic segment contains:
- a CDS encoding RidA family protein — protein sequence MSDSIQRTSVGDFPISQTVTVPASASLVFVSGTLPDLADPNAPAGTPAAYGSTEVQTVSVFDKLRKILRQQDLDLGDIVQLRVFLVGAEETGGKLDFAGLQRGYTQFFGTPEQPNKPARTALQVVALPLPGALVEVEAIAARTA from the coding sequence ATGAGCGACAGCATTCAACGCACCAGCGTCGGCGATTTCCCGATCTCGCAAACCGTCACCGTACCCGCGTCCGCCAGCCTGGTTTTCGTCAGCGGGACCTTGCCGGACCTGGCTGATCCGAACGCCCCGGCCGGCACGCCGGCGGCCTATGGCAGTACCGAAGTACAGACCGTGTCGGTGTTCGACAAACTACGCAAGATCCTGCGCCAGCAAGACCTGGACCTGGGCGATATCGTGCAACTGCGCGTGTTCCTGGTGGGCGCCGAAGAAACCGGCGGCAAGCTGGATTTTGCCGGATTGCAGCGCGGTTATACGCAGTTCTTCGGCACCCCTGAACAGCCGAATAAACCTGCACGCACCGCGCTGCAAGTCGTCGCGCTGCCCTTGCCCGGAGCGCTGGTTGAAGTCGAAGCCATCGCCGCCAGAACAGCCTGA
- a CDS encoding LLM class flavin-dependent oxidoreductase, translating to MSTAPRQLKFGAILTGVGTAQNEWLHPQIPGNASVDIDWYRAQAQQAEAAKFDLVFIVDSPYITPDSAPHFLNRLEPLTLLSAIAGATSKIGLVATLTTSYTEPFNVARQFASLDLISGGRAGWNVVTTGLEGAAGNFGREQHIDHTERYRRAAEHLEVVQGLWDSYEDDAFVRDKASKVFLDPQRQHRLDHHGEFFSVTGPLNIARSVQGQPVIFQAGISESGRSLAANYAEGIFAGVGNFEDAQAYYSDIKQRTAAAGRNPDHVTILPGISPIIADTDEQAQAIDRERNGELDLNKALVQLGRPFNYHDFSQYPLDEPFPDLGDLGSNGYRGHAENIKQVAREQGLTLREAALRFAKPFSSFVGSPKTVADEIERWFVDGAVDGFNIHVGAPDDFARFTDQVLPLLRERGLFRREYSHSTLRGHLGLPVPVNRHTAARS from the coding sequence ATGTCTACAGCACCCCGGCAACTCAAATTCGGCGCCATCCTCACTGGGGTCGGCACCGCGCAAAACGAATGGCTGCACCCGCAAATCCCGGGCAATGCCAGTGTCGATATCGACTGGTACCGTGCCCAGGCACAGCAGGCGGAAGCGGCCAAGTTCGACCTGGTGTTCATCGTCGACAGCCCCTACATCACCCCCGATTCGGCACCGCACTTCCTCAACCGCCTGGAGCCGCTGACCCTGCTCTCGGCCATTGCCGGCGCGACGTCGAAGATCGGCCTGGTCGCCACCTTGACCACGTCCTATACCGAACCTTTCAACGTCGCCCGCCAGTTCGCCTCCCTGGACCTGATCAGTGGCGGCCGCGCCGGCTGGAATGTGGTCACCACCGGCCTGGAAGGCGCGGCCGGTAACTTCGGCCGTGAGCAGCATATCGACCATACCGAGCGCTATCGTCGGGCAGCCGAGCACCTGGAGGTAGTGCAAGGCCTTTGGGATTCCTACGAGGACGACGCCTTTGTGCGCGACAAGGCGAGCAAGGTGTTCCTCGACCCGCAGCGCCAGCACCGCCTCGACCATCACGGCGAGTTCTTCTCGGTGACCGGGCCGCTGAATATCGCGCGCTCAGTCCAAGGCCAACCGGTGATTTTCCAGGCGGGCATTTCCGAATCCGGGCGCAGCTTGGCGGCCAACTATGCCGAGGGCATTTTTGCTGGGGTGGGTAATTTCGAGGACGCCCAGGCCTATTACAGCGATATCAAACAACGTACCGCCGCTGCCGGGCGCAACCCCGATCACGTGACCATCCTGCCGGGTATTTCGCCGATCATTGCCGACACCGATGAGCAGGCCCAGGCCATCGACCGCGAACGCAATGGCGAGCTGGATTTGAACAAGGCACTGGTGCAGTTGGGGCGGCCGTTCAACTACCACGACTTCAGCCAGTACCCGTTGGACGAACCCTTCCCCGACCTGGGCGACCTGGGCAGCAATGGCTATCGCGGGCATGCCGAAAACATCAAGCAAGTCGCCCGCGAACAGGGCCTGACTCTGCGTGAGGCGGCGTTGCGCTTTGCCAAGCCGTTCTCCAGCTTCGTCGGCTCGCCCAAGACCGTGGCAGATGAGATCGAGCGTTGGTTTGTGGACGGGGCGGTGGATGGCTTCAACATCCATGTAGGGGCGCCGGATGACTTTGCGCGGTTTACCGACCAGGTGCTGCCGCTGCTGCGTGAGCGTGGGTTGTTTCGTCGTGAGTACAGCCACAGCACGCTGCGTGGGCACCTGGGGTTGCCGGTGCCGGTGAATCGGCA